A genomic stretch from Meiothermus sp. CFH 77666 includes:
- a CDS encoding three-Cys-motif partner protein TcmP, with protein MEYPKAHPWTLKKLGFLKKYLPAFVKATQKALSRHYVDGFAGPGYNQQTDGSLVEGSPLLAIQHPQFTSFFFVEENRSSYTELERNLRERDPGLRGIHLYRGDFNFLVDNILQQIHPRAPTLFFLDPFGLELRWTTVEKIAGREKADIFILISSSGANRARKNHPHTLDEFFGDASWQNVRQKPGQSWFEAFTEAYRDRMRGLGLNGTGLVTVARNSNNAPMHVLAFHSKNKIALQIANAVFSRIETDPVQPGLRFGE; from the coding sequence AGAAGCTGGGGTTTTTGAAAAAGTATTTGCCCGCTTTCGTCAAGGCTACCCAAAAGGCATTGTCTCGCCATTACGTGGATGGGTTCGCCGGGCCAGGGTACAACCAGCAGACAGACGGCAGCCTGGTCGAAGGATCACCATTGTTGGCCATTCAACATCCCCAGTTCACCAGCTTCTTTTTTGTTGAAGAAAATCGCAGTTCGTACACTGAACTCGAGCGGAATCTCCGGGAGCGCGATCCCGGTCTTAGAGGTATCCACCTCTATCGAGGCGATTTTAACTTCCTAGTGGATAATATCTTGCAGCAGATTCACCCAAGAGCACCCACGCTGTTCTTTCTGGATCCCTTCGGCCTCGAACTCAGGTGGACTACAGTCGAAAAAATTGCCGGGCGGGAAAAAGCAGATATCTTTATCCTGATCAGCAGCAGCGGAGCTAACCGAGCCAGGAAAAACCACCCCCATACTTTGGATGAGTTCTTCGGAGACGCTTCGTGGCAGAACGTGCGGCAAAAGCCAGGGCAGTCCTGGTTTGAGGCATTTACCGAGGCTTACCGCGACCGGATGAGAGGGTTGGGACTGAATGGAACCGGATTGGTGACCGTAGCTAGGAACAGCAATAACGCACCCATGCACGTCCTGGCCTTCCACTCAAAGAACAAGATCGCTTTGCAAATTGCCAACGCGGTGTTCAGTCGTATTGAGACTGACCCTGTGCAACCGGGCTTGCGGTTCGGTGAGTGA
- a CDS encoding tyrosine-type recombinase/integrase: MEPATPLKLAEVRGRKAKANSELEAVIRETAKLWRKAHLDYDQSKYVVERVRRLLDLSPPTKRRRVVERLSPEEVERLLGAAYRMNPRKPVFGLMLKTLFYTGVRVSEFVHLRAQDAHLDGEAPYIYVHKAKKDSVRYVPILPALAQELRVHLAGRARGYLFESNRHDRYSARAVQKLIQAAAQEAGIQKRVYPHLLRHSVAQTLLDRGMPLEQLQKFLGHQDPKTTQIYAESSLEQVGESYRRVWG; this comes from the coding sequence ATGGAACCCGCCACCCCCCTCAAGCTGGCCGAAGTGCGCGGTAGGAAAGCAAAGGCGAACTCTGAACTCGAGGCGGTGATCCGGGAGACCGCCAAGCTCTGGCGCAAGGCCCACCTGGACTACGACCAGAGCAAGTATGTGGTGGAGCGGGTGCGCCGCCTGCTGGACCTTTCCCCGCCCACCAAGCGCCGCCGGGTGGTGGAAAGGCTTTCCCCGGAAGAGGTCGAACGGTTGCTGGGGGCGGCCTACCGCATGAACCCCCGCAAGCCGGTCTTTGGCCTGATGCTCAAGACCCTCTTCTACACCGGAGTCCGGGTGAGCGAGTTCGTCCACCTGCGGGCTCAGGATGCCCACCTGGACGGGGAGGCCCCCTACATTTACGTCCACAAGGCCAAGAAGGACTCGGTGCGCTACGTGCCCATCCTGCCCGCCCTGGCACAGGAGCTCCGGGTGCATCTGGCGGGCCGGGCGCGGGGCTACCTCTTCGAGTCCAACCGCCACGACCGCTACTCGGCTCGGGCCGTCCAGAAGCTCATCCAGGCTGCGGCACAGGAGGCGGGCATCCAAAAGCGGGTCTATCCCCATCTGCTACGGCACTCGGTGGCGCAGACCCTCCTCGACCGGGGGATGCCCCTCGAGCAGCTTCAGAAGTTCCTGGGGCACCAGGACCCCAAGACCACCCAAATATACGCTGAGAGTTCGCTCGAGCAGGTCGGGGAGAGTTACCGGCGGGTGTGGGGTTGA
- a CDS encoding phage Gp37/Gp68 family protein, translated as MANVGTAIEWTDATWNPTTGCNKVSPGCKHCYAERITERFSQHFPQGFRFTLHPERLQEPYRWKKPRRVFVNSMSDLFHEQMPISFLLEVFRVMRETPQHTYQVLTKRHKRLLELDPLIDWPENVWMGVSVENQKYTSRVDFLRQTGAKVRFLSCEPLLGPLELHLEGIHWVIVGGESGPDHRPVNPTWVRSVRDQCQSAGVPFFFKQWGGRTPKSGGRLLDGRTWDEFPQTDSLTEPQARLHRVSLNTTEHRVGNLQSDLVL; from the coding sequence ATGGCCAACGTCGGCACTGCAATCGAGTGGACGGATGCCACCTGGAACCCTACCACCGGATGCAATAAGGTCAGCCCAGGGTGCAAACACTGCTATGCTGAGCGCATTACCGAGCGCTTCTCGCAGCATTTCCCCCAGGGATTCCGCTTCACCCTGCACCCCGAGCGGCTACAAGAGCCCTACCGTTGGAAGAAACCAAGGCGGGTCTTCGTCAACTCGATGAGCGATCTTTTCCACGAGCAGATGCCCATTTCCTTCCTGCTCGAGGTCTTCCGGGTGATGCGCGAGACCCCTCAGCACACCTACCAAGTTCTCACCAAGCGGCATAAGCGCCTGCTAGAGCTTGACCCCCTGATCGACTGGCCCGAGAACGTCTGGATGGGCGTTTCAGTAGAGAACCAGAAGTACACGTCGCGGGTGGACTTTCTTCGTCAAACAGGGGCAAAGGTCAGGTTTCTCTCCTGCGAACCTCTTCTAGGGCCGCTGGAGCTGCACCTCGAAGGCATCCACTGGGTAATTGTTGGGGGCGAAAGCGGCCCTGATCACCGCCCTGTAAACCCCACCTGGGTGCGCTCTGTCCGGGATCAGTGCCAGAGCGCCGGAGTCCCCTTTTTCTTCAAGCAGTGGGGCGGTAGGACACCAAAGAGTGGGGGCAGGTTACTGGATGGCCGTACCTGGGATGAGTTTCCGCAAACCGACTCACTCACCGAACCGCAAGCCCGGTTGCACAGGGTCAGTCTCAATACGACTGAACACCGCGTTGGCAATTTGCAAAGCGATCTTGTTCTTTGA